From a region of the Gossypium raimondii isolate GPD5lz chromosome 10, ASM2569854v1, whole genome shotgun sequence genome:
- the LOC105776330 gene encoding ankyrin repeat-containing protein BDA1, which yields MDERMIGAAQTGDINILYELILNDPYVLQRIDDVPFFDTPLHVAASAGHIDFMMEMINLKPSFARKLNQAGFSPMHLALQNQKTLAVLRLLRFDEGLVRVKGREGFTPLHHVVQNGNVDFLIKFLEVCPEAIEDVTVRDETVFHLAVKNDRFEAFQVLVGWLIRSRHKAANRWEKELLSWADIDGNTVLHVAAIRNRPQVVKVLLKRLCGDHINAKNAEGLTALDIPSQYTLDEGRVDYKESIKDMISKAGGLRGSSSSLPKASISSIPIESLKGKVSVLKKFATVASRGKKGIPHETRNTFLVVTVLIITATYTATLNPPKQLDTISNSQDFHLTYDISLGSTSNGPVPSPSPAEEKKIKHILDVSTMFWLYNTLTFWAATVLTACLLPSRSICLFILITLSLFGTCYMLLVAVSIRTLELQYPLHLSPPGSVFYSKLRITNYCFATVLALVTLYRTSYYMLYRFVPKRSFFLLLQVVSLCIFAVILILAILKSEFIVAITKYGI from the exons ATGGATGAGAGGATGATAGGTGCTGCACAAACAGGAGACATAAACATCTTGTACGAGTTAATTCTGAATGATCCATATGTTTTACAGCGTATCGATGATGTACCTTTTTTCGATACTCCTTTGCATGTAGCAGCCTCTGCAGGGCATATTGATTTTATGATGGAGATGATCAACTTAAAGCCATCGTTTGCAAGAAAGCTAAACCAAGCTGGGTTTAGCCCCATGCACTTGGCTCTGCAAAATCAAAAAACTCTAGCAGTGCTTCGACTCCTCAGGTTTGATGAAGGCCTTGTTCGTGTCAAAGGGCGGGAGGGCTTCACTCCTTTGCATCATGTGGTTCAAAATGGAAATGTTGATTTTTTGATCAAGTTCCTTGAGGTTTGCCCCGAGGCTATTGAAGATGTGACTGTTCGAGATGAGACGGTTTTCCATCTTGCCGTAAAAAATGACAGGTTTGAAGCTTTCCAAGTCTTGGTGGGGTGGCTTATAAGGAGCCGCCATAAAGCTGCCAACCGTTGGGAGAAAGAACTACTGAGTTGGGCAGACATTGATGGCAACACTGTTTTACATGTTGCTGCTATCAGAAACAGACCTCAG GTGGTAAAAGTACTGCTGAAACGCTTGTGTGGAGACCATATCAATGCCAAAAATGCGGAGGGATTGACTGCACTTGATATCCCATCACAATACACATTGGATGAAGGGAGAGTGGACTATAAGGAGTCCATTAAAGATATGATAAGCAAAGCAGGAGGTTTGCGTGGTTCCTCTTCCTCGCTTCCCAAAGCCTCCATCTCTTCAATCCCCATCGAATCTTTAAAAGGAAAGGTGTCAGTTCTTAAAAAATTTGCAACAGTAGCAAGTCGTGGAAAGAAGGGAATCCCACATGAGACGCGTAACACATTTTTAGTAGTCACAGTGCTAATTATAACAGCCACATACACTGCCACTTTGAACCCTCCAAAGCAGCTTGATACCATTTCAAATTCCCAGGATTTCCATCTCACGTATGACATATCTTTAGGTTCAACCAGCAATGGACCCGTACCAAGTCCTTCACCCgctgaagaaaaaaaaataaaacatatactaGACGTGTCCACAATGTTTTGGTTATACAACACTTTAACCTTTTGGGCAGCAACTGTTTTAACTGCCTGTCTCCTACCCAGCCGTTCAATCTGCTTGTTTATTCTCATAACACTTTCCTTGTTTGGGACCTGTTACATGCTTTTAGTTGCTGTTTCCATACGGACACTCGAACTTCAGTATCCTCTCCATCTTTCGCCTCCTGGATCCGTTTTCTATTCTAAACTCAGAATTACTAATTACTGCTTTGCAACGGTTCTAGCTCTCGTGACATTATACAGGACATCCTATTATATGCTATACAGGTTTGTACCCAAAAGAAGTTTCTTCCTCCTCCTACAAGTCGTTTCCCTTTGCATCTTTGCTGTTATTCTTATTCTAGCTATCCTAAAGTCTGAATTCATAGTGGCGATTACCAAATACGGAATATGA